ACCGGCAAGGAGCTGCGCTCGTGACCACCGCCACCGGTACCGGCACCTACGCCCCCAAGCCCGGCGCGGCCCCGCTGCCGCGCATGATCGGGGCGCAGGCCGTGCTCGAGACGAAGATGCTGCTGCGCAACGGCGAACAGCTGCTGCTGACCGCCGTCATCCCCACACTGCTGCTCGTCCTCTTCGCTTCCGTCGACATCGTCGACACGGGCGCGGGCAAGGCCGTCGACTTCCTGGCCCCCGGCATCCTGGCGCTCGCCGTGATGTCGACGGCGTTCACCGGGCAGGCGATCGCCACCGGCTTCGAACGGCGCTACGGCGTCCTGAAGCGGCTCGCCACCTCCCCGCTGCCCCGCTGGGCCCTGATGACCGCCAAGACGCTGTCCGTGCTGGTGACCGAGGCGCTCCAGGTGGCCCTGCTGACCGCGATCGCCTTCGCGCTCGGCTGGTCCCCGCACGGCAACCCGGGCGCGGTGCTGCTCCTGCTGGTGCTCGGCACCGCCGCGTTCTCCGGGCTCGGCCTGCTGATGGCGGGCACGCTGAAGGCGGAGGCCACACTGGCCGCCGCCAACCTGGTCTTCCTGCTGCTGCTGGTCGGCGGCGGCGTGATCGTGCCGCTGGACAAGTTCCCGGGCGCCGCCCAGGACGTCCTGGGGCTGCTGCCCATCTCCGCGCTCTCGGACGGGCTGCGGGACGTGCTGCGCGACGGCACCGGGATGCCGTGGGGCGACCTCGGGATCCTGGCCGTCTGGGCGGTCGTGGGGCTCGCGGCGGCGGGGCGGTTCTTCCGCTGGGAGTGAGCGGAGGCACACCTGTGGAGGGCGCCCCTCGTGAAACCGTGCACAAGCAGCCGCCTACGATGGTGCCCGTGCCCAAGCTGACCCGCGCCGAGGCCGTACAGGCCGTGCGCAACCCGCTCGCCTTCATCGCCGCACGCTGGACGCCGACACCGCGGACCGTCCAGTGGGCGGCCTTCCTCGCGCTCGCCATGGCGGTCGTCCTGGTCGTCACCGGTGGCGCGGTACGGCTCACCGGCTCCGGGCTCGGCTGCCCGACCTGGCCCAAGTGCACCGGCGACTCGCTCACCACCACCAGTGCGATGGGCTTCCACGGGGTGATCGAGTTCGGCAACCGGATGCTGACGTACGTGCTGTGCGCGGCGGTCGGCTGGGCGATCATCACGGCGCGGGCCGAGAAGCCGTGGCGGCGGAGCGTGACGCGGCTGGGGTGGGCGCAGTTCTGGATCGTCATGGGCAACGCGGTGCTCGGCGGCATCGTGGTGCTGGTCGGGCTCAACCCGTACACGGTCGCGGCGCACTTCCTGCTGACCTCGGCGCTCATCGGGGTGGCCACCGTGATGTGGCAACGCACCCGGGAGGGCGACGGTGAGCCGCGGCCGCTGGTCGGCGCCGCGGTGCGGCAGCTGGTGTGGTTCCTGGTCGTCGCGTCCGTGGTACTGCTCGCGGTGGGCACGGTGGTGACCGGGGCGGGGCCGCACGCGGGGGACTCCAGCGAGGTGGAGCGGATGCCGCTGGACTGGGAGACGGTGAGCAAGCTGCACGCGGTGCTGGCGTGGATCGTGGTGACGCTGACGTTCGCGTTGTGGTTCGTGCTGAAGGCGGTCGACGCGCCGAGGGGGCCGCTGGCGCGGACCCGGGAGCTGTTCGTCATTCTGCTGGCGCAGGGTGTGATCGGTTACGTGCAGTACTTCACGAATCTGCCGGAGGCGCTGGTGGGGGCGCACATGCTGGGCTCCGCGGTGATGTGGGTGGGCGTACTGCGCGTCCACCTGTCGCTCCGCGAACGCCCGGCGGTCGCTTCCGGCCTGCCGGCCGACCCGGCCCCGACGCTCACCAGCGCGTAACCCGACCCGTTTCCCTCGCCCCCGCCGCCCCTGATAGGGGCGCGGGGAACTGCGCGAAACGGGGCGAAGCCCCGTGCCGGGGTCCAAGGGGCGGAGCCCCTTGAAAGGGTGGGAAGGGTAGGGGCGGCGGGGGCGAAACCCCTCCGGTCACCCCACGCCGTACAGTCGCCCCGCGTTGCCCGCCGCGATCAACCCCGCCACCCGCTCCGCATCCGCCCGCGCCCACGCCCCCTCCCC
The DNA window shown above is from Streptomyces sp. NBC_00670 and carries:
- a CDS encoding ABC transporter permease — translated: MIGAQAVLETKMLLRNGEQLLLTAVIPTLLLVLFASVDIVDTGAGKAVDFLAPGILALAVMSTAFTGQAIATGFERRYGVLKRLATSPLPRWALMTAKTLSVLVTEALQVALLTAIAFALGWSPHGNPGAVLLLLVLGTAAFSGLGLLMAGTLKAEATLAAANLVFLLLLVGGGVIVPLDKFPGAAQDVLGLLPISALSDGLRDVLRDGTGMPWGDLGILAVWAVVGLAAAGRFFRWE
- a CDS encoding COX15/CtaA family protein: MVPVPKLTRAEAVQAVRNPLAFIAARWTPTPRTVQWAAFLALAMAVVLVVTGGAVRLTGSGLGCPTWPKCTGDSLTTTSAMGFHGVIEFGNRMLTYVLCAAVGWAIITARAEKPWRRSVTRLGWAQFWIVMGNAVLGGIVVLVGLNPYTVAAHFLLTSALIGVATVMWQRTREGDGEPRPLVGAAVRQLVWFLVVASVVLLAVGTVVTGAGPHAGDSSEVERMPLDWETVSKLHAVLAWIVVTLTFALWFVLKAVDAPRGPLARTRELFVILLAQGVIGYVQYFTNLPEALVGAHMLGSAVMWVGVLRVHLSLRERPAVASGLPADPAPTLTSA